A window of Longispora fulva contains these coding sequences:
- a CDS encoding GGDEF domain-containing protein, giving the protein MTHAAATGGEQAGLLDELGRLIRAGRPADAVVLADGALDGGLPDRTAATVLLYKLSALLNLDDVERCPATVDAVHALLERFDDPVVVGEFHALAARVTQRLGALELSVQHLVRGVRALERAPSGFASATAWLDVAVTYSYIGFHTEAVEALARARRIAATAGLEPATFSHPEIRVRYALWLDQQGDTAGCVRELLRVNMTLGPQDIQPQETPFLVYAAARLAALGVRAHRQVTVFTDNYEATSPEAVAVMLAADACLAIAAGDPKRALALLTAVEEDGHVPEAEVYRLRALAYARDGELAAALASERIVHRGMRDRSARLHSLYVEGVAARLDQDDLRQTVTRYSDEAHTDLLTGLPNRRNLDRFVGDLISEGRHGTLVVAGLDDFTTVNTVHGRLSSDEVLRQVAAILGRLLRGSDFLARYGGDEFVIVLPDTPLAAASDVTGRLAAAVNSFDWAILVPGTPVTVTMGLAELSPGTDMVAAFQAAEQARSRRKAGR; this is encoded by the coding sequence GTGACGCACGCAGCGGCGACGGGCGGCGAACAGGCCGGCCTCCTCGACGAGTTGGGCCGCCTGATCCGCGCGGGCCGACCGGCGGACGCGGTCGTGCTGGCCGACGGGGCACTGGACGGAGGGCTGCCGGACCGGACCGCGGCCACGGTGCTGTTGTACAAGCTCAGCGCGCTGCTCAACCTCGATGACGTCGAGCGGTGCCCGGCCACCGTCGACGCCGTGCACGCACTGCTCGAGCGGTTCGACGATCCGGTGGTGGTGGGGGAGTTCCATGCCCTCGCGGCCCGGGTCACCCAACGACTGGGCGCCCTGGAGCTGTCGGTCCAGCACCTGGTGCGCGGGGTCCGGGCGCTGGAGCGCGCACCGTCCGGGTTCGCGTCGGCGACGGCCTGGCTGGACGTCGCCGTCACGTACTCCTATATCGGTTTCCACACCGAGGCCGTGGAGGCCCTGGCCCGGGCGCGACGGATCGCGGCGACCGCCGGTCTGGAGCCCGCGACGTTCTCCCATCCGGAGATCCGGGTGCGCTACGCCCTGTGGCTCGACCAGCAGGGCGACACCGCCGGATGCGTGCGCGAACTCCTCCGGGTGAACATGACGCTCGGTCCGCAGGACATCCAACCCCAGGAAACCCCCTTCCTCGTGTACGCCGCAGCCCGGCTGGCCGCCCTGGGAGTACGGGCGCACCGCCAGGTCACCGTGTTCACCGACAACTACGAGGCGACCTCGCCGGAGGCCGTCGCGGTCATGCTCGCGGCCGACGCGTGCCTGGCCATCGCCGCGGGCGACCCGAAACGCGCGCTGGCCCTCCTCACGGCGGTGGAGGAGGACGGCCACGTCCCGGAGGCCGAGGTGTACCGGCTGCGCGCGCTGGCCTACGCCCGCGACGGTGAACTCGCCGCAGCGTTGGCCTCCGAGCGGATCGTGCACCGCGGGATGCGGGACCGCTCCGCCCGCCTGCACAGCCTGTACGTGGAGGGCGTCGCGGCCCGCCTCGACCAGGACGACCTGCGCCAGACCGTTACCCGATACTCCGACGAGGCGCACACCGACCTGCTGACCGGCCTGCCCAACCGCCGCAACCTGGACAGGTTCGTCGGCGACCTGATCAGCGAGGGGAGGCACGGCACACTGGTCGTGGCCGGCCTCGACGACTTCACGACCGTCAACACCGTCCACGGGCGGCTGTCGAGCGACGAGGTGCTGCGCCAGGTCGCCGCGATCCTCGGCCGGCTCCTGCGCGGCAGCGACTTCCTGGCCCGCTACGGCGGCGACGAGTTCGTCATCGTCCTTCCTGACACCCCGCTGGCCGCCGCGTCCGACGTCACCGGTCGGCTCGCGGCCGCCGTCAACAGCTTCGACTGGGCCATCCTGGTCCCGGGCACGCCGGTCACGGTCACGATGGGCCTGGCGGAGCTGAGCCCCGGTACGGACATGGTCGCCGCGTTCCAGGCCGCCGAACAGGCCCGGTCCCGGCGGAAGGCCGGCCGCTGA
- a CDS encoding class I SAM-dependent methyltransferase: MTTYAFDNAEDLAVDQLASLQTCLDPITLANLDRLDVGPGWRCLEVGAGAGSIARALAERVAPTGSVVATDIKPHLLDGPFEVLAHDITTDPLPAESFGLIHSRLVLLHLPAREQVLAKLVRALKPGGWLLFEEFDCTWLPVLSAPDEEAAALFTRVNAAMLALLKAAGADLAWGSRIYGALGRHGLVDINATAHAEPWRSGSPGARLHEINSWQLESRLVGTGQVTAEDLAGFRRVLADPRFAVSSYLTVSAWGRKPAA; encoded by the coding sequence GTGACCACGTACGCGTTCGACAATGCCGAGGACCTGGCCGTCGACCAGCTCGCCAGCCTGCAGACCTGCCTGGATCCGATCACGCTCGCCAACCTCGACCGGCTGGACGTCGGCCCGGGCTGGCGGTGCCTGGAGGTCGGCGCCGGGGCCGGCTCCATCGCGCGGGCGCTGGCCGAGCGGGTCGCGCCCACCGGGTCCGTGGTCGCCACCGACATCAAGCCGCACCTCCTCGACGGCCCGTTCGAGGTCCTGGCGCACGACATCACCACCGACCCGCTGCCGGCGGAGTCGTTCGGCCTGATCCACTCCCGACTGGTACTGCTGCACCTGCCGGCTCGCGAGCAGGTTCTCGCGAAACTCGTCCGGGCCCTCAAACCCGGCGGCTGGCTGCTGTTCGAGGAGTTCGACTGCACGTGGCTGCCCGTGCTGTCCGCGCCGGACGAGGAGGCGGCAGCACTGTTCACCCGGGTCAACGCGGCGATGCTCGCACTGCTGAAGGCGGCGGGCGCCGACCTGGCCTGGGGCAGCAGGATCTACGGCGCGCTCGGCAGGCACGGCCTCGTCGACATCAACGCGACGGCGCACGCCGAACCCTGGCGGTCGGGGTCCCCGGGCGCGCGGCTGCACGAGATCAACTCGTGGCAGTTGGAGTCGCGGCTGGTGGGGACGGGACAGGTGACGGCCGAGGACCTGGCCGGGTTCCGGCGGGTACTCGCGGATCCGCGCTTCGCGGTGTCCTCGTACCTCACGGTGTCGGCATGGGGCCGCAAGCCGGCCGCATGA
- a CDS encoding ATP-binding cassette domain-containing protein, protein MTAALWVRGLSAGYAGSTVLRGLDLDVPAGTVLALLGRNGAGKTTLLHALFGLLRPTAGTVHVHGADATGLATHRLARSGMALVPQGRRVFAPLTVAEHLTLAGRRRRDGRPGPDRADVLALFPRLGDRLAQRADRLSGGEQQMLALARALLLRPRLLLLDEPFEGLAAAVTARVAALLPELARASATVLLVEQRVELATAVADRVTFLADGKLTPPTGEAPP, encoded by the coding sequence GTGACGGCCGCGTTGTGGGTCCGGGGCCTGTCCGCCGGGTACGCCGGCTCGACCGTCCTGCGCGGGCTGGACCTCGACGTGCCGGCCGGGACGGTCCTGGCGCTGCTCGGCCGCAACGGCGCGGGCAAGACCACCCTGTTGCACGCCCTGTTCGGCCTCCTGCGTCCCACGGCCGGCACGGTGCACGTGCACGGGGCCGACGCCACCGGCCTGGCCACCCACCGGCTCGCCCGGTCCGGCATGGCCCTGGTACCGCAGGGCCGCCGGGTCTTCGCCCCCCTGACCGTGGCCGAGCACCTGACCCTCGCCGGACGCCGCCGGCGGGACGGGCGTCCCGGGCCCGACCGCGCCGACGTCCTCGCCCTGTTCCCCCGGCTGGGCGACCGCCTGGCCCAGCGCGCCGACCGGCTCTCCGGCGGCGAGCAGCAGATGCTCGCCCTGGCCCGCGCCCTCCTTCTCCGGCCGAGGCTGCTGCTCCTCGACGAGCCGTTCGAGGGCCTGGCCGCGGCCGTGACGGCCCGGGTGGCGGCGCTGCTGCCGGAGCTGGCCCGGGCCAGCGCCACCGTCCTGCTGGTGGAGCAGCGCGTCGAGCTCGCCACGGCCGTCGCCGACCGGGTCACATTCCTGGCCGACGGAAAACTGACCCCACCCACCGGAGAGGCACCGCCGTGA
- a CDS encoding ABC transporter ATP-binding protein gives MLILAGVTVSFGPVVAVDDVSLRIAAGSRHGLIGPNGAGKSTLLAAIAGTVPARGGCLLAGRELAGLPPHRRARLGVGRTHQQAATCATLTALDNVLLGLYRQAGPLRAALRPALRRALTARATEALATVGLVDRATVTAGALSYGERRCVELAAALATDPRLLLLDEPAAGLAPAEVDRLARLLADLPAATTVLIVEHDLDLVFGLTDTVTVLDNARHLVTGTPAEVRSSPVVRDAFAGVRP, from the coding sequence GTGTTGATCCTCGCCGGCGTCACCGTCTCCTTCGGACCGGTTGTCGCCGTCGACGACGTGTCCCTGCGGATCGCGGCGGGCAGCCGGCACGGCCTGATCGGCCCGAATGGGGCCGGAAAGTCCACTCTGCTCGCCGCGATCGCCGGCACGGTGCCCGCCCGGGGCGGCTGCCTGCTGGCGGGCAGGGAGCTGGCCGGCCTGCCCCCGCACCGCAGGGCCCGGCTCGGCGTCGGCCGCACCCACCAGCAGGCGGCCACCTGCGCGACCCTCACGGCTCTGGACAACGTGCTCCTGGGCCTCTACCGGCAGGCGGGCCCGCTGCGCGCCGCGCTCCGACCGGCCCTGCGCCGCGCTCTCACCGCCCGCGCCACCGAGGCCCTCGCCACCGTGGGCCTCGTCGACCGGGCGACGGTGACCGCCGGGGCACTGTCCTACGGCGAACGCCGGTGCGTGGAACTCGCCGCCGCGCTCGCCACCGACCCGCGCCTGCTGCTGCTCGACGAGCCGGCCGCGGGCCTGGCACCCGCGGAGGTCGACCGCCTCGCCCGGCTCCTGGCGGACCTGCCCGCCGCGACCACCGTCCTGATCGTCGAGCACGACCTGGACCTGGTCTTCGGCCTCACCGACACCGTCACCGTCCTGGACAACGCCCGGCACCTGGTCACCGGCACCCCGGCGGAGGTCCGGTCGTCACCGGTCGTCCGGGACGCGTTCGCAGGGGTGCGCCCGTGA
- a CDS encoding branched-chain amino acid ABC transporter permease, which yields MRAVAVVGVVAALAVPWVLGPYPVLMLSHALILGLLAMSANLLTGVTGLPTLGQAAYLGVGGYAAATVARAVTPVGVVQLLAAVAAGTAAALVTGTVVARSHGIVAIMVTLAVGELLHEAAVRWTPVTGGTDGLAGIGDVVPFWGLPPLPLDGQVYYYVLAVFALLAALVAALVRSPVGLVLRGVRDHEPRMRAHGYPVFRYRLLAQGVAGGLAGAAGALTVSAQRYFSPADLGFDVSALALLAVVIGGTGSMWGACAGAALLVVLRDQGLLGAHNGLLLGVTCLVAVYTLPRGLAGLRRRPGARYPNRGLGC from the coding sequence ATGAGGGCCGTCGCCGTCGTCGGGGTCGTCGCCGCGCTGGCCGTGCCCTGGGTGCTGGGCCCCTACCCGGTCCTGATGCTCTCGCACGCGTTGATCCTCGGCCTGCTCGCCATGAGCGCGAACCTGCTGACCGGCGTCACCGGTCTGCCCACGCTCGGCCAGGCCGCCTATCTCGGCGTCGGCGGCTACGCGGCGGCGACCGTCGCCCGGGCCGTGACGCCGGTGGGAGTGGTCCAGCTCCTCGCGGCGGTGGCGGCGGGCACGGCGGCGGCCCTTGTGACGGGTACCGTCGTGGCCCGCTCGCACGGCATCGTCGCCATCATGGTCACCCTGGCGGTGGGGGAACTCCTCCACGAGGCGGCCGTGCGCTGGACGCCCGTGACCGGCGGCACCGACGGCCTGGCCGGCATCGGCGATGTGGTCCCGTTCTGGGGCCTTCCCCCGCTCCCCCTCGACGGGCAGGTCTACTACTACGTCCTGGCCGTGTTCGCCCTGCTCGCCGCTCTCGTGGCCGCGCTCGTCCGCTCACCCGTGGGCCTCGTCCTGCGCGGTGTCCGGGACCACGAGCCACGGATGCGGGCGCACGGCTACCCTGTCTTCCGGTACCGGCTCCTCGCGCAGGGCGTCGCCGGTGGCCTGGCGGGCGCGGCCGGCGCGCTCACGGTCTCCGCGCAACGCTACTTCTCACCGGCCGACCTGGGCTTCGACGTCTCCGCCCTCGCCCTCCTCGCCGTCGTCATCGGCGGAACGGGCTCGATGTGGGGCGCGTGCGCCGGGGCCGCCCTGCTGGTGGTGCTCCGCGACCAGGGCCTCCTCGGCGCGCACAACGGCCTCCTGCTGGGCGTGACCTGCCTGGTCGCGGTGTACACGCTGCCCCGGGGCCTCGCCGGCCTCCGCCGGCGACCGGGCGCCCGGTACCCAAATAGGGGGTTGGGGTGTTGA
- a CDS encoding branched-chain amino acid ABC transporter permease — MTAVGGYLVTAVDGVAFGLLLYTVAAGLSLVFGVLDVLNLAHGVLYLAGAYVTYLFADGGWRGLALAVCGGVVAGALGGLAMSALTRTLAHRGHLDQALATLGLAYVAADLFATAFGGDAKPASPPAALAGSVPVFGHAYPVYRLVFIAVALALAVAGQLALARTSLGALVRATVADRDMVRAMGVDTRLVVGAVFAAGAALAVLGGVLGAPILGAGPGVDRTVLVLSLVVVVVGGVGSLPGAFLAALLVGEVQTLGVRLAPSYAPFLLFGVMLTVLAARPGGLVPAVRAT; from the coding sequence ATGACGGCCGTGGGCGGATACCTGGTGACGGCGGTGGACGGCGTGGCCTTCGGGCTTCTGCTGTACACCGTCGCCGCCGGTCTGTCCCTCGTCTTCGGCGTCCTGGACGTGCTCAACCTGGCGCACGGAGTGCTCTACCTCGCCGGGGCGTATGTGACCTACCTGTTCGCCGACGGCGGCTGGCGGGGCCTGGCCCTCGCGGTGTGCGGCGGGGTGGTGGCCGGCGCGCTCGGCGGGCTCGCCATGTCCGCGCTGACCAGGACCCTGGCGCACCGGGGCCACCTCGACCAGGCGCTGGCGACCCTCGGCCTCGCCTACGTCGCGGCGGACCTGTTCGCCACGGCGTTTGGCGGCGACGCGAAACCGGCCTCACCGCCGGCGGCCCTGGCCGGGTCGGTGCCCGTGTTCGGACACGCCTATCCGGTGTACCGCCTGGTGTTCATCGCCGTGGCCCTCGCCCTGGCCGTCGCCGGGCAGCTCGCCCTCGCCCGCACGTCCCTGGGCGCCCTGGTCCGCGCCACCGTCGCCGACCGGGACATGGTCCGCGCGATGGGCGTCGACACCCGGCTGGTCGTCGGCGCGGTCTTCGCGGCCGGCGCGGCCCTGGCCGTGCTCGGCGGGGTGCTGGGCGCGCCGATCCTGGGCGCCGGTCCGGGCGTCGACCGGACGGTGCTGGTGCTGTCTCTGGTCGTGGTCGTCGTCGGCGGCGTGGGTTCGTTGCCCGGCGCGTTCCTCGCGGCCCTGCTGGTCGGCGAGGTGCAGACCCTCGGGGTGCGCCTCGCGCCGTCGTACGCGCCGTTCCTGCTGTTCGGCGTCATGCTCACGGTGCTGGCCGCCCGGCCCGGCGGCCTGGTCCCCGCGGTCCGGGCGACATGA
- a CDS encoding ABC transporter substrate-binding protein → MRPSFRGTAARPFVALLALAISAGCSGSSLGGSTDAPASTVKIGLLVSQSGVYKSVGDDMRNGFQLYLALNGGKLGGHPVEVVTADEGDGADTARPAAERLIKQDKVLALAGVVGAGSVAAVKPLLDANKVPLVGANGRPTKLADPAWVWHTSYVSTEPGLVMGEYVHKAVDGPVYVIGPDYQGGWDEIGGFVEAFTKAGGKLANPDGKPAYTPFPATKNFQPFLAPIAESGAKAVYTFYAGGAAVDFVKQYQQFGLAGKVPLYSAGFLTEGGVLTAEGDAAANIYNSLNYSPDLDNPANRTFTSEYQKKFGGQPTTFAMATYDAAAVLDKAIAAAGGKLTSQTLNDAIGKVGQISSPRGPWQFDAAGHTPVQKWYLRQVRKDGATLSNVLVQELGTVGG, encoded by the coding sequence ATGCGTCCCTCGTTCCGCGGTACTGCGGCCCGGCCGTTCGTGGCCCTGCTCGCGCTCGCCATCTCCGCCGGTTGCAGCGGCTCCAGCCTGGGCGGGAGCACCGACGCGCCGGCTTCGACCGTCAAGATCGGGCTCCTGGTGTCGCAGTCGGGGGTGTACAAGTCGGTCGGTGACGACATGCGCAACGGCTTCCAGCTCTACCTGGCGCTCAACGGCGGCAAGCTGGGCGGCCACCCGGTGGAGGTCGTCACGGCGGACGAGGGCGACGGCGCGGACACGGCCCGCCCGGCCGCCGAGCGGCTGATCAAGCAGGACAAGGTTCTCGCCCTCGCCGGTGTCGTCGGCGCGGGTTCGGTGGCCGCCGTCAAGCCGCTGCTGGACGCGAACAAGGTTCCGCTCGTCGGCGCGAACGGCCGGCCCACCAAGCTCGCCGACCCGGCGTGGGTCTGGCACACGTCCTACGTCAGCACCGAGCCGGGCCTGGTGATGGGCGAGTACGTCCACAAGGCCGTCGACGGTCCGGTGTACGTGATCGGCCCCGACTACCAGGGCGGCTGGGACGAGATCGGCGGCTTCGTGGAGGCGTTCACGAAGGCCGGCGGGAAGCTGGCGAACCCGGACGGCAAGCCCGCGTACACGCCGTTCCCGGCGACGAAGAACTTCCAGCCCTTCCTCGCGCCGATCGCCGAGTCCGGCGCGAAGGCCGTGTACACCTTCTACGCGGGTGGGGCGGCGGTGGACTTCGTCAAGCAGTACCAGCAGTTCGGGCTGGCGGGGAAGGTGCCGCTGTACTCCGCCGGCTTCCTGACCGAGGGCGGCGTGCTGACCGCCGAGGGCGACGCCGCCGCGAACATCTACAACTCGTTGAACTACTCCCCCGACCTGGACAACCCGGCGAACCGCACGTTCACGTCGGAGTACCAGAAGAAGTTCGGCGGCCAGCCCACCACCTTCGCGATGGCGACCTACGACGCGGCGGCCGTGCTGGACAAGGCGATCGCCGCCGCCGGCGGGAAACTGACGTCGCAGACGCTCAACGACGCCATCGGCAAGGTGGGCCAGATCAGCAGTCCGCGCGGCCCGTGGCAGTTCGACGCGGCCGGGCACACCCCGGTGCAGAAGTGGTACCTGCGCCAGGTCCGCAAGGACGGCGCGACGCTGTCGAACGTCCTGGTGCAGGAGCTCGGCACCGTCGGCGGATGA
- a CDS encoding sensor histidine kinase, translated as MSPAPTAYPPHRRGTLAFLRDVRIRSKLALILTVPFLLIVALAVGQLLALGEQAGQASQLTTLATVNRQVAAVIQQLQLERSAAAASLTGVVEDASYLEQARRTDVEIAKYAALGARRLPGLTAGAAALLRRVDDQVQGLGPLRQQVAPGHAVALSTAAFRYRTLIADLISYRGSLAQAGVRPDIADQTRAAVALSSAKESVQQEQVVVLRALAFGRLDPAQQRDFVATTTGYSESLLAFTSASSPGQRDLLDQTVQGADVLQAQRFEGAVTRTLPNTPLRLTGTALDWRRVMSARAELLRTVEDRVDADVIGSLSTYRDAQTRQAVTSGAIVLLVLLLAVMVALGIARSMLVPLRQLREGALTVAYASLPAAVARLRDLDAYDGPADRQITVAESPIDITGRDEIAQVGEAFNVVHQEAVRIAAEQAALRAGISRLFVSLARRSQLLVDRLIGQLDQLEQNEKDPDQLEALFGLDHLATRMRRNNENLLVLAGTEGGRTGTRHTPLSDVVRAAQSEIERYTRVEIGVTDVGVELLPHAVNNVVHLLAELLDNATSFSPPDTTVLVEGRRVSDQVVVTIEDRGLGLDPGQLAELNTQLAHPPAIDTSVRLLGIIAVGRIATRLGITVRLRARPEGGTIAEVHLPPTLLSLGARHSRTAPAPAEPARRAPVVPQWDVFSKGVASLRAAGRPVPGDAAGVAPASRAIPAGAEPVPSTVGGPVPPGPVPFPDLTAAASGPVPPLDPGPAATPVDGSEPVPAPVPPGPSPAGFDADATRELPIFRQVETAWFSRGDTGAVPAQRDTAWATAADPGWAAAASAAEPRPLEDTTAGLPRRAPMAQLVPGRVDADEPDTPITRTADAMRASLTAFQHGAVRGRVPTDVPAPRAEEHRA; from the coding sequence GTGAGCCCGGCACCCACCGCATACCCGCCGCATCGACGTGGCACCCTCGCCTTTCTCCGCGACGTCCGCATCCGTTCCAAGCTGGCGCTGATCCTCACCGTCCCCTTCCTGCTCATCGTCGCCCTCGCGGTGGGTCAGCTCCTCGCCCTCGGCGAACAGGCGGGCCAGGCCAGCCAGCTGACGACCCTCGCCACGGTCAACCGCCAGGTCGCCGCGGTGATCCAGCAACTCCAGCTGGAACGCTCGGCCGCCGCGGCCTCGCTCACCGGGGTCGTCGAGGACGCGTCCTATCTGGAGCAGGCCCGGCGGACGGACGTGGAGATCGCGAAGTACGCCGCGCTGGGCGCCCGCCGGCTCCCCGGGCTCACTGCCGGCGCTGCGGCGCTGCTGCGGCGCGTCGACGACCAGGTCCAGGGGCTCGGGCCGCTGCGCCAGCAGGTCGCCCCCGGGCACGCCGTGGCGCTGTCGACGGCGGCGTTTCGGTACCGGACGCTGATCGCCGACCTCATCTCCTACCGGGGCTCCCTCGCCCAGGCCGGGGTGCGCCCCGACATCGCCGACCAGACCCGTGCGGCCGTCGCGCTGTCGTCTGCGAAGGAGTCCGTCCAGCAGGAGCAGGTGGTGGTGCTGCGCGCGCTCGCGTTCGGCCGACTCGACCCGGCCCAGCAGCGCGACTTCGTCGCCACCACCACCGGCTACTCCGAGAGCCTGCTGGCCTTCACCTCGGCGTCGAGTCCCGGGCAACGGGACCTGCTCGACCAGACCGTGCAGGGCGCCGACGTGCTCCAGGCCCAGCGCTTCGAGGGCGCGGTGACCCGGACCCTGCCGAACACGCCGCTGAGGCTCACAGGCACCGCGCTGGACTGGCGCCGGGTGATGTCGGCCCGCGCGGAACTTCTGCGCACCGTCGAGGACCGGGTCGACGCCGATGTGATCGGATCCCTGTCGACCTACCGCGACGCCCAGACCCGCCAGGCCGTGACGTCCGGGGCGATCGTCCTGCTGGTCCTCCTGCTGGCGGTCATGGTCGCGCTCGGCATCGCCCGGTCGATGCTCGTGCCGCTCCGGCAGCTCCGCGAGGGCGCGCTGACCGTGGCGTACGCGTCGCTGCCCGCCGCCGTCGCCCGGCTCCGCGACCTCGACGCGTATGACGGGCCGGCCGACCGGCAGATCACCGTCGCCGAGTCCCCGATCGACATCACCGGCCGCGACGAGATCGCCCAGGTCGGCGAGGCGTTCAACGTGGTGCACCAGGAGGCGGTGCGGATCGCCGCCGAACAGGCCGCGCTGCGCGCCGGGATCTCCCGACTGTTCGTCAGCCTCGCCCGCCGCAGCCAGCTCCTGGTCGACCGGCTGATCGGGCAACTCGACCAGCTCGAACAGAACGAGAAGGACCCCGACCAGCTCGAGGCCCTGTTCGGCCTCGACCACCTGGCCACCCGGATGCGGCGCAACAACGAGAACCTGCTGGTCCTCGCCGGCACCGAGGGCGGCAGGACCGGTACCCGGCACACCCCGTTGTCGGACGTGGTCCGGGCGGCCCAGTCGGAGATCGAGCGGTACACCCGGGTCGAGATCGGCGTCACCGACGTCGGCGTGGAGCTCCTGCCACACGCCGTCAACAACGTCGTGCACCTGCTGGCCGAGCTCCTGGACAACGCCACCAGCTTCTCCCCGCCGGACACCACGGTCCTCGTCGAGGGCCGGCGGGTATCCGACCAGGTCGTCGTCACCATCGAGGACCGGGGGCTCGGCCTGGACCCGGGCCAGCTCGCCGAACTGAACACCCAGCTGGCGCACCCGCCGGCGATCGACACGTCCGTGCGGCTGCTGGGCATCATCGCCGTCGGCCGCATCGCCACCCGGCTCGGCATCACGGTCCGGCTCCGGGCCCGCCCCGAGGGTGGCACGATCGCCGAGGTGCACCTGCCGCCGACCCTGCTCTCCCTGGGCGCCAGGCACTCGCGGACCGCGCCAGCCCCGGCGGAGCCCGCACGCCGCGCGCCGGTGGTGCCGCAGTGGGACGTGTTCAGCAAGGGCGTCGCGAGCCTGCGCGCGGCGGGCCGGCCAGTGCCGGGCGACGCTGCCGGCGTAGCCCCGGCGTCGCGGGCCATCCCGGCCGGCGCGGAGCCCGTGCCGAGCACCGTCGGCGGACCGGTGCCACCCGGGCCGGTTCCCTTCCCGGACCTGACCGCCGCCGCTTCAGGACCGGTCCCCCCGTTGGATCCGGGTCCGGCGGCCACCCCGGTCGACGGGTCCGAGCCGGTCCCCGCGCCCGTGCCGCCGGGCCCGTCGCCGGCAGGGTTCGACGCGGACGCGACGCGGGAGCTGCCGATCTTCCGCCAGGTGGAGACCGCCTGGTTCTCGCGCGGGGACACCGGCGCCGTGCCGGCGCAGCGCGACACTGCCTGGGCGACCGCCGCCGACCCCGGCTGGGCGGCGGCAGCGTCGGCGGCGGAACCCCGGCCGCTGGAGGACACGACGGCCGGACTGCCCCGGCGCGCGCCGATGGCCCAACTGGTCCCCGGGCGGGTCGACGCCGACGAGCCGGACACGCCGATCACCCGGACAGCCGACGCCATGCGGGCATCGTTGACCGCCTTCCAGCACGGCGCCGTACGTGGGCGCGTACCCACCGACGTCCCAGCACCGCGCGCCGAGGAGCACCGAGCATGA
- a CDS encoding roadblock/LC7 domain-containing protein, with protein MTAANSTTDLGWLLADLADRVPGVAHATAVSADGLLIAASEQLPDGRAGQLSAIIAGLVSLTYGATRVIEWGDVVQSVIEMDKGFMFLMAIGDGSTLGVLAAHGCDVGQVAFEMARLTARAGGKLDPSPRSAP; from the coding sequence ATGACAGCCGCCAACAGCACCACGGATCTCGGTTGGCTCCTGGCCGACCTCGCCGACCGGGTACCGGGCGTCGCGCACGCCACCGCCGTGTCCGCCGACGGCCTGCTGATCGCCGCGTCCGAGCAGTTGCCGGACGGCCGGGCAGGTCAGCTGTCCGCGATCATCGCAGGTCTGGTCAGCCTCACCTACGGGGCGACCAGGGTGATCGAGTGGGGCGACGTCGTGCAGAGCGTGATCGAGATGGACAAGGGGTTCATGTTCCTGATGGCCATTGGGGACGGCTCGACCCTGGGCGTCCTCGCCGCGCACGGCTGCGACGTGGGCCAGGTGGCGTTCGAGATGGCCCGGTTGACCGCCCGGGCGGGCGGGAAGCTCGACCCGTCACCCCGGTCGGCACCGTAG